A single genomic interval of Coleofasciculus sp. FACHB-1120 harbors:
- a CDS encoding family 10 glycosylhydrolase, with product MKQQRWGKEKCQTWNLAFLVLNFFCLTFNSFPAGAAPSVLGVVKTQDNANQWEGITTRLGLSGVAYCVVDLQQVRQAADLAGTQVLFLPNVETLSAVQVQAIQEWMRKGGRAIASGPLGTLSQANVRSQLRSLFGAYWGFGLQSPSTLAPAPANNQGWVQQNGLAGTAQGGVIIPAGLTSQTAAVWKSVENPPAVVTTDRSVFLGWRWGVDTASSPNLDSAWLRASLNRYGGVRKAQNSATDAPQQCPSPAGTTAAATRRPPTGQPSSTNPVSPGTAAGRTPATSPTQPGNTPIVFPPAPAAQVADANADGLVAPPGLDVKPSSLPITGGQTTVMRQELEALIGRFESAMLTANATNKVGTANGNNSSTQTKLIADTTSRSNQESALKTARTGLQKFLQLVVQQDYSAARQQWLQARRTLWDNYPIDRPQGQSEIRAMWLDRGTIVKAGSEQKLAKIFDRLAAAGFNTVFFETVNAGYPIYPSRVAQIQNPLVRGWDPLASAVKLAHERGMELHAWVWIFAVGNQRHNALVNRPKEYPGPVLDLHPTWAGYDNRGRLFHLGSGKTFLDPANPEVRRYLIQMLGEIATNYKIDGIQFDYIRYPFQDPRAGYAFGYGTAARQQFQQLHGVDPAKISPKDRNVWQKWTQFRTNAINTFVADASRSLRALKPNLILSAAVFPYPETERLQKLQQNWEVWAQRGDVDLLVPMTYALDTNKLQSLAQPLLTQALLGSTLVLPSIRLLNLPDAVAIDQIQALRDFPASGYALFAAENLNENLQGIFRRAQGRVIKSSTEPLPYRQPFQAAATRYAALQKEWDFLLETNQFGIKEPALSEWHKQSDALSNALNQLAANPSANNLTKAKISLQSFKFQFNQWMKREGIEQPYQVQVWDNRLATLERLLRFGERGVKN from the coding sequence TTGAAACAGCAACGCTGGGGAAAGGAAAAATGCCAGACTTGGAACTTGGCGTTTTTAGTCTTAAATTTTTTCTGTTTAACTTTTAATTCTTTTCCTGCCGGTGCCGCACCGAGTGTACTGGGAGTCGTGAAAACCCAGGACAATGCCAACCAATGGGAGGGAATTACAACGCGCCTGGGACTCAGTGGTGTTGCCTACTGTGTGGTGGATTTACAGCAAGTCCGGCAGGCGGCAGATTTAGCAGGGACGCAGGTTTTATTTTTACCGAACGTTGAAACCCTAAGCGCGGTACAGGTACAAGCAATCCAAGAGTGGATGAGGAAAGGCGGACGTGCGATCGCGAGTGGTCCTTTGGGCACCCTTTCACAAGCGAACGTGCGATCGCAATTGCGATCGCTCTTTGGCGCTTATTGGGGATTCGGCTTGCAAAGCCCCTCCACCTTGGCACCCGCACCTGCCAACAATCAGGGCTGGGTACAACAGAACGGACTCGCTGGAACCGCCCAGGGAGGTGTGATCATTCCCGCCGGATTGACCAGTCAAACAGCTGCTGTTTGGAAGTCGGTTGAGAATCCACCGGCGGTCGTAACCACCGATCGCTCAGTCTTTCTGGGCTGGCGCTGGGGCGTCGATACTGCCTCTAGCCCAAACCTGGATAGCGCATGGCTGCGGGCATCCCTGAACCGCTACGGGGGAGTGAGAAAAGCCCAAAATTCAGCAACCGATGCGCCCCAGCAGTGCCCCTCCCCAGCCGGAACCACGGCGGCTGCCACACGACGCCCACCAACCGGGCAGCCAAGCTCTACAAATCCCGTTTCCCCAGGGACAGCGGCAGGTCGGACGCCTGCCACCTCCCCCACCCAACCGGGAAACACCCCTATCGTTTTCCCCCCTGCCCCAGCAGCCCAAGTTGCAGACGCCAACGCTGATGGTTTGGTGGCTCCACCTGGACTCGACGTAAAGCCAAGCTCCCTGCCCATCACAGGTGGACAAACAACCGTCATGCGTCAGGAGTTGGAAGCGCTCATCGGACGCTTTGAGAGTGCGATGTTAACTGCCAACGCCACAAACAAGGTGGGAACAGCAAACGGAAACAATTCCTCAACGCAAACCAAGCTCATCGCTGACACAACTTCACGCTCTAATCAGGAATCAGCCCTCAAAACTGCCCGGACAGGGTTGCAAAAATTTCTTCAGCTAGTTGTTCAACAAGACTACAGTGCTGCCCGACAGCAGTGGCTTCAGGCACGGCGAACTCTCTGGGACAACTATCCCATCGACCGGCCCCAAGGGCAGTCAGAAATTCGGGCGATGTGGTTAGATCGGGGCACCATTGTCAAGGCTGGTTCGGAGCAAAAATTAGCGAAAATTTTCGATCGACTGGCGGCGGCGGGGTTTAACACGGTTTTTTTTGAAACAGTCAACGCGGGATATCCCATTTATCCCAGCCGCGTCGCTCAGATTCAGAATCCCCTGGTGCGTGGCTGGGACCCCCTGGCTAGTGCAGTCAAACTCGCTCATGAGCGCGGCATGGAGTTGCACGCCTGGGTGTGGATTTTCGCCGTCGGCAACCAGCGTCATAATGCCTTAGTCAACCGTCCGAAAGAGTATCCCGGTCCGGTTCTCGATCTGCACCCGACTTGGGCAGGCTACGATAACCGGGGGCGTTTGTTCCACTTGGGTTCGGGGAAAACGTTTCTCGATCCGGCGAATCCGGAGGTACGACGCTACTTAATACAGATGTTGGGGGAAATTGCGACAAACTATAAAATAGATGGTATTCAGTTCGATTACATCCGCTATCCTTTCCAAGATCCTCGTGCGGGTTATGCTTTTGGCTACGGTACGGCGGCGCGTCAGCAATTTCAACAGTTACACGGAGTCGATCCGGCAAAGATTTCGCCAAAAGACCGCAATGTCTGGCAAAAGTGGACGCAATTTCGCACCAATGCGATCAACACTTTTGTAGCAGATGCATCGAGAAGCCTACGCGCCTTAAAACCGAACCTGATTTTGTCGGCGGCAGTGTTTCCTTATCCTGAAACGGAGCGTCTGCAAAAACTACAACAAAATTGGGAAGTTTGGGCGCAGCGAGGAGATGTGGATTTGCTGGTGCCGATGACTTACGCTTTGGATACGAACAAACTCCAGAGTTTGGCGCAGCCTTTACTGACTCAGGCTCTCCTCGGTTCAACTCTAGTTTTGCCCTCGATTCGCCTACTGAATCTGCCGGATGCTGTGGCAATCGATCAAATACAGGCGCTACGGGATTTCCCTGCCAGCGGTTACGCTCTATTTGCTGCCGAAAATCTCAACGAAAATCTGCAAGGAATCTTCCGCCGCGCTCAGGGGAGAGTCATTAAATCATCCACGGAACCGCTGCCTTATCGCCAGCCTTTCCAAGCTGCTGCCACTCGTTATGCGGCACTCCAAAAAGAATGGGATTTTCTGTTGGAAACGAACCAATTTGGGATTAAAGAACCAGCGCTCTCAGAATGGCACAAGCAATCAGATGCTCTCTCAAATGCACTGAATCAACTAGCTGCGAATCCTTCTGCAAATAACCTAACAAAGGCGAAAATTTCACTTCAATCTTTTAAATTTCAGTTCAATCAATGGATGAAACGGGAAGGTATAGAGCAGCCCTACCAAGTCCAAGTTTGGGACAACCGTTTGGCAACTTTAGAAAGGCTGCTGCGCTTTGGCGAGCGAGGGGTGAAGAATTAA
- a CDS encoding RNA helicase: MPTTIPELDLKTLFPFELDQFQMEAIAALDADCSVVVCAPTGSGKTLIGEYAIYRALSRGKRVFYTTPLKALSNQKLRDFRDRFGADRVGLLTGDTSINRDAPILVMTTEIFRNMLYGTRIGEVGTSLTGVEAVVLDECHYMNDRQRGTVWEESIIYCPREIQLVALSATVANSDQLTDWLNRVHGPTKLIYSDFRPVPLQFHFCNPKGLFPLLDDSQKKLNPRLKPKRPQTKEKGKRQDSPSLVYVLSHLWKRDMLPAIYFIFSRRGCDKAVDELREVTLVNEQEAKLLKQKVEAFLAHNPEAARSGGVEPLLRGISSHHAGILPAWKGLVEELFQDGLVKVVFATETLAAGINMPARTTVVSSLSKRTDRGHRLLTPSEFMQMSGRAGRRGMDTTGHVVTLQTPFEGSKEAAYLATNGPDPLVSQFTPSYGMVLNLLQTHSLEEARELVERSFGQYLATVHLEPTRKAIADLSEELAKIEADLASVDSKSLQQYEKLQERLREERRLLKILQTQAEAERSREIAIAIASVEPGTLLSLKGKHIPVPSPVPAVLIAKTRGSGQSPYLICLGADNRWYVVTTADVVACSQQRRVSNVESVQPPPEMPIKPGHCKKGTESTEVIARQIGWACRNDAGGRPDADLEEETAPEVVAQQQQLAAVEAQLQNHPAHQWGNPAALLKRQQRREGLLDQISQLQSLFQDNLARHWEEFMDLIEILQRMGGLEGVMPTPLGEAAAAIRGDNELWMALALLSGKLDELDPHHLAAACASFVTETMRPDSWTHYDAPAEMDEALGSLRGLRRNLFQLQRRYRVALPVWMEYDLTGLVEQWALGVQWDQLCSNTSLDEGDVVRVLRRTVDFLSQIPHVPHISDSLQQNAYRAIHLIDRFPVNEVVAS, from the coding sequence GTGCCCACTACCATACCAGAGCTAGACCTCAAGACCTTATTTCCCTTTGAACTGGATCAGTTTCAGATGGAAGCGATCGCTGCGTTAGATGCCGATTGCTCCGTCGTGGTGTGTGCCCCAACCGGGTCGGGAAAAACGCTGATTGGGGAATACGCCATTTACCGCGCCCTGAGTCGCGGAAAGCGGGTATTTTACACCACACCCCTGAAAGCCCTATCGAACCAGAAATTACGAGATTTTCGCGATCGCTTTGGGGCTGACCGGGTAGGGTTATTGACCGGCGATACGTCCATCAACCGGGATGCTCCGATCCTGGTGATGACCACGGAAATTTTCCGGAATATGCTCTACGGCACCCGCATCGGCGAAGTCGGCACCTCCCTCACGGGTGTAGAAGCCGTGGTGCTAGATGAATGCCACTACATGAACGATCGACAGCGGGGCACGGTTTGGGAAGAATCCATTATTTATTGTCCCCGCGAAATTCAGCTGGTCGCGCTTTCGGCAACGGTCGCCAACAGCGATCAACTCACCGACTGGTTAAATCGGGTTCATGGCCCCACCAAGCTCATCTACTCCGATTTTCGTCCTGTTCCCTTGCAGTTTCACTTCTGCAATCCCAAAGGGCTGTTTCCTCTCCTGGATGACTCGCAAAAAAAACTAAATCCGCGACTCAAGCCCAAGCGCCCACAAACCAAAGAAAAAGGCAAAAGACAAGACAGCCCCAGCTTAGTTTATGTCCTGAGCCATCTGTGGAAACGGGATATGCTGCCAGCGATTTACTTTATCTTCAGCCGCCGGGGTTGTGACAAGGCGGTGGATGAATTGCGGGAAGTGACGCTGGTAAACGAACAAGAAGCAAAACTTTTAAAACAGAAAGTTGAAGCATTTTTAGCTCACAACCCAGAAGCAGCCCGTAGTGGTGGAGTTGAACCATTGCTGCGGGGGATTTCCTCGCACCACGCCGGAATTTTACCGGCATGGAAAGGTCTGGTAGAAGAACTGTTCCAGGACGGATTGGTAAAAGTGGTATTTGCCACCGAAACCCTGGCTGCGGGGATTAATATGCCTGCGCGAACAACCGTAGTTTCTAGCCTTTCCAAACGCACCGACCGAGGACACCGACTGCTGACGCCCAGCGAATTCATGCAAATGTCGGGTCGCGCCGGACGCCGGGGGATGGATACCACAGGTCATGTCGTGACCTTGCAGACGCCTTTTGAAGGCTCTAAAGAAGCAGCTTATTTGGCAACCAACGGCCCTGACCCGTTGGTGAGCCAATTTACACCCAGCTACGGCATGGTCTTGAACTTGCTGCAAACCCATAGTCTGGAAGAAGCGAGAGAATTAGTAGAACGCAGCTTTGGGCAGTATTTGGCGACCGTGCATCTCGAACCCACTCGGAAAGCGATCGCTGACTTATCCGAAGAACTGGCAAAAATCGAAGCGGATCTGGCATCAGTAGACAGTAAGAGCCTGCAACAGTACGAAAAGCTTCAGGAACGTCTCAGAGAAGAACGGCGATTACTGAAAATTTTACAAACTCAAGCCGAAGCCGAGCGATCGCGCGAAATTGCGATTGCGATCGCTTCTGTAGAACCCGGTACACTGCTGAGTTTAAAAGGGAAACATATCCCAGTGCCCTCTCCTGTACCCGCCGTCTTAATCGCCAAGACACGCGGTTCTGGTCAATCGCCCTACCTGATTTGCCTAGGTGCAGATAACCGCTGGTATGTCGTCACCACTGCCGATGTTGTTGCTTGCAGCCAACAACGCCGCGTGTCCAATGTCGAATCCGTACAGCCCCCGCCGGAAATGCCGATAAAGCCCGGTCATTGCAAGAAAGGCACGGAATCCACAGAGGTAATTGCCCGTCAAATTGGCTGGGCTTGTCGGAATGACGCTGGCGGTCGTCCAGACGCGGATCTAGAAGAAGAGACTGCCCCAGAAGTGGTCGCACAGCAGCAGCAGCTAGCCGCAGTGGAAGCGCAACTGCAAAATCACCCCGCCCATCAATGGGGCAATCCCGCCGCCCTCCTCAAGCGCCAGCAGCGCCGAGAGGGATTGCTAGACCAAATTTCCCAGCTTCAAAGCCTGTTCCAGGACAACTTGGCACGCCACTGGGAAGAATTTATGGATCTGATTGAAATTTTGCAACGGATGGGCGGACTGGAGGGAGTGATGCCGACCCCTCTAGGAGAAGCTGCCGCTGCGATTCGGGGTGATAACGAGCTTTGGATGGCTTTAGCCCTGCTGTCGGGGAAACTTGACGAGTTAGATCCTCACCATTTAGCCGCTGCTTGTGCCTCCTTTGTAACCGAAACAATGCGACCCGACAGCTGGACGCACTACGATGCACCGGCTGAGATGGACGAAGCCTTGGGAAGTTTGCGGGGCTTGCGGCGCAACCTCTTCCAGCTACAGCGGCGGTATCGCGTAGCGCTGCCAGTCTGGATGGAGTATGACTTAACAGGTTTGGTGGAACAGTGGGCGTTAGGGGTTCAATGGGATCAACTCTGCTCCAACACCAGCTTAGATGAAGGGGATGTCGTCCGAGTGTTGCGGCGGACAGTGGATTTCTTATCTCAAATTCCTCATGTGCCTCACATTTCAGATTCGTTGCAGCAGAATGCCTATCGGGCGATTCATTTAATTGACCGCTTTCCAGTTAACGAGGTCGTTGCTAGTTAA
- a CDS encoding tetratricopeptide repeat protein — MTVTDTAHRRISDGNRIIYQRLKQALSLGLRRQIFVAVCDDLTLRNRLAARLHAELAISEDGKRNKSNRIHSSFLPNSGSFQGYPRLVSLNLNLSQPHPIAQMNRWLAKHPPPDDNPPGFQILGVELLTKHPATVQGLFLRSLRGIERSLPRLESSLLLWMPRPWFRAIQQSAPEFWRCHTGFFEFEGEPTPVSEETWYPSLQSSAPRKQAAEQETAVPQENLWHILNRDFAKYGETRSEKSVSDNGSGKENDSGKEEVEATYPGEESHASPLQESKEKSDESASINPSPHEAPHQAIESLPQVQSLQEIAQLQQQSCPPEALAEAYLRLGNHYRDLIELEQSNTSQENLIVAIQAYEQALSWLEADSPLVADTLNDLGNLYWMLARYPSKVEEMLAYLEQGIQAYQTALTTFNPDESPHTYAMIQNNLGAAYGDLARYRDAAENLQHSIGAYQEALRYRSSQMEPLKYAATQNNLGTAYWHLAQQQQPVTNLQQAIASYTEALLYYNPEQESLSWAMLQNNIGTAYWNLAQYEQPATYLKFAIEAYLNGLKYRTPDVVPAACAATQNNLGTAYWHLASQIETKLEARQEYLQLCITAYETAIALVHQLSQNSPPVPVTFDASATYNNLGLAHYQMATDKQFALAQGSLLEHLEAALHNHLQALRGFSHQPDAYESTLSYVVQTIRAFFRERGLQGQNLALSKVPGKLLPELLRRL; from the coding sequence ATGACGGTGACGGATACCGCTCACCGAAGAATTTCCGATGGAAACCGGATCATCTATCAGCGATTAAAACAGGCGCTGAGTCTTGGTTTGCGTCGCCAAATTTTTGTGGCGGTATGCGACGATCTCACCTTGAGAAATCGTCTGGCTGCCCGATTACACGCAGAATTAGCGATTTCGGAAGACGGAAAAAGAAACAAATCTAATCGCATTCATTCCTCTTTCCTACCGAATTCTGGCTCCTTCCAAGGCTATCCCCGACTGGTTAGCCTGAACTTAAACTTGAGCCAGCCGCATCCCATCGCTCAGATGAATCGCTGGTTAGCCAAGCACCCGCCCCCGGACGACAACCCACCCGGATTTCAGATTTTGGGTGTGGAGCTATTAACCAAGCACCCAGCAACGGTACAGGGATTATTTCTGCGCTCTCTCAGGGGAATTGAGCGCAGTTTGCCGCGTTTGGAATCTAGCTTGTTGCTCTGGATGCCTCGCCCTTGGTTCCGAGCAATTCAGCAGTCGGCACCGGAGTTTTGGCGGTGTCACACGGGCTTCTTTGAGTTTGAAGGGGAACCCACGCCCGTATCAGAAGAGACGTGGTATCCGTCCTTACAATCCTCAGCACCCCGCAAACAAGCTGCTGAGCAAGAGACGGCGGTACCCCAAGAAAATCTGTGGCATATTCTGAACCGTGACTTCGCGAAATATGGCGAAACCCGTTCGGAAAAGTCAGTTTCAGACAATGGTTCTGGCAAGGAAAATGATTCTGGCAAGGAAGAGGTAGAAGCGACGTATCCGGGAGAGGAATCTCATGCTTCTCCCCTACAAGAATCAAAAGAGAAGAGTGATGAATCAGCATCCATTAATCCTTCCCCTCACGAAGCCCCTCATCAGGCGATTGAGAGTTTACCGCAGGTGCAATCGTTGCAGGAAATTGCTCAATTACAGCAGCAATCCTGTCCGCCAGAGGCACTTGCTGAAGCTTATCTGAGGCTGGGGAATCATTACCGCGATCTCATTGAACTCGAACAATCTAATACCTCACAAGAAAACCTGATCGTTGCCATCCAAGCTTACGAACAGGCATTGAGTTGGTTGGAGGCAGATTCGCCCCTAGTCGCTGATACCCTCAATGACTTGGGCAATCTCTACTGGATGCTGGCTCGCTATCCAAGCAAAGTTGAGGAGATGCTTGCCTATCTGGAGCAAGGGATTCAAGCGTATCAAACCGCTTTAACCACCTTCAATCCCGATGAATCGCCCCACACCTATGCGATGATTCAAAATAACTTGGGGGCGGCATACGGAGATTTGGCGCGTTATCGAGATGCTGCCGAGAACTTGCAACACTCGATTGGTGCGTATCAGGAAGCTTTGCGCTATCGTTCCTCTCAGATGGAGCCGCTCAAATATGCGGCGACGCAGAATAATTTGGGTACGGCTTACTGGCATTTAGCGCAGCAGCAGCAGCCAGTGACAAACTTACAACAAGCGATCGCATCTTATACAGAAGCGCTGTTGTATTACAATCCAGAGCAAGAGTCGCTCAGTTGGGCAATGCTGCAAAACAACATCGGCACCGCCTACTGGAATCTTGCTCAGTACGAACAACCCGCAACCTATTTAAAATTTGCTATCGAAGCTTACTTGAATGGGCTGAAATATCGGACACCGGATGTCGTCCCGGCAGCTTGTGCGGCGACGCAGAATAATTTGGGTACGGCTTACTGGCATTTGGCAAGCCAGATAGAAACTAAGCTGGAGGCGCGACAAGAATATTTGCAGTTGTGTATTACAGCCTATGAAACTGCGATCGCGCTTGTCCACCAGCTGAGCCAAAACAGTCCTCCAGTGCCGGTTACGTTTGATGCCTCTGCCACCTACAATAATTTGGGGTTGGCTCATTACCAGATGGCGACGGATAAGCAGTTCGCTTTGGCTCAGGGTTCTCTGTTAGAGCATCTAGAGGCAGCGTTGCACAACCATTTGCAAGCGTTGCGGGGCTTTAGTCATCAACCCGATGCCTACGAATCCACTCTGTCTTACGTTGTGCAGACAATTCGGGCATTCTTCCGCGAACGTGGCTTACAAGGGCAAAATCTCGCCCTTTCTAAGGTTCCGGGTAAGCTCTTGCCGGAATTGCTGCGGCGGTTGTAA
- a CDS encoding chromosome segregation ATPase: MQNIPQDDSPNVPVQKNWYLVTLTQVSKRELFCKQILHAIEQEKLQDVILRVEMPKESVYQNLVLLETTSFKALRDRLRQLDYDPKISPKPLTSDQVNRMLGF, from the coding sequence GTGCAGAACATACCTCAAGATGATTCACCGAATGTTCCTGTCCAAAAAAATTGGTATTTAGTGACATTAACTCAGGTGTCGAAGCGTGAATTATTTTGCAAGCAAATTTTACACGCGATAGAACAAGAGAAGCTACAAGACGTGATTTTAAGAGTGGAAATGCCAAAAGAATCTGTCTATCAGAATTTGGTATTGCTGGAGACGACGAGTTTTAAAGCTCTGCGCGATCGCTTGCGACAGCTTGACTACGATCCCAAAATTTCGCCTAAACCCTTAACCTCCGATCAAGTGAATCGGATGTTAGGATTCTAA
- a CDS encoding MFS transporter, with the protein MFESTGILMGMYKTLFWIAQITPVDPTVNTPERAALVFSGPEFFVALIAGVVLAFALQLLLTNLSVAAGISYLGHQSDSSSSDNESGSLGGTIRKIGTAVGIWTLVTVTIALAIACFLAVKLTLVSSSGLGAIIGLVIWATYFCLLFWVSSTTVGSLVGSVVNTATSGFQAIVGTATAAIGAQAVNNQVVSTAEAAAAAVRRELGSGIDPASIRETLEDYLGSLRPPELDMRKIRGEFERLLSDPQLKAIANTDNLRNIDRQTFINLVSDRTDLSKRDMNRIVDQLEGVWRQAVGAREQQPDRMGELLNYLKSAQPGQVKSDDINAKLDQLIAEMRDSKKSDQKSADEAAPGPIQLTVQQGLTTLMGLAMGRTDLSDLDVQTILSSLSKAKNKVTEQTDKLATQAGVKPELPYSTIRADVENYLLNTYSWQITRPGLNREFKEVIYDPQADPGTIRRELEQVDRGYFANLLQQRGVFTQDKINDIADQLEGIRQEVLVTVRAAEEEEKTQDLRRRVEEYIQTAPTTELTAQGINDNFKRVLEDSDADHDTLERRLALYDRYALMQLLRGRTDITEAQADQISTNLEQSRDRVLIESQALQDRVKSETEALWVNLESYLRNTGKDELNPEGIQRDLKTLLSDPQAGLSALQARGSRFDRDTLVQLLSQRQDLSEDQVNQIIDQVQNSWSNVVHAPQMVMDKAKQQVDKTSTALTEYLRNTGKDELNPEGIQRDLTRLLSDPKQGATALRQRLSQVDRDTLVKLLSQRQDLSEDQVNQIIDQVQGTIKSIVRAPRRLATRTQTQIQDFQSTLEDYLRNTGKDELNPEAIKRDLQLLLHDPRTGVESITDRLSHIDRDTMISLLSQRQDISEEEAARIVDQVLSVRDQFVEQIRSIQRRIQSTIDGIFAQIRNYLNSLDRPELNYDSIKKDVRQLFDDPQAGFDSLKDRLSHFDRNTLVAIMSSREDISEADANRLVDQIEGARNSVLQRVDRLQQQAQSRLDEVKYQAQRQAEETRKAAASAAWWLFGTAAVSGIVSAIAGALAVAGVD; encoded by the coding sequence ATGTTTGAGAGTACGGGAATACTCATGGGAATGTACAAAACCCTATTCTGGATAGCTCAAATTACGCCAGTCGATCCAACGGTGAATACGCCAGAACGAGCGGCACTTGTATTTTCAGGACCAGAGTTTTTTGTAGCACTGATTGCTGGGGTAGTATTAGCCTTTGCTTTGCAATTACTGTTAACAAACCTCTCAGTTGCCGCCGGGATCTCTTACTTGGGGCATCAATCAGATTCGAGTTCTAGTGATAATGAATCTGGCAGCTTGGGCGGGACAATTCGCAAAATAGGGACAGCAGTCGGAATTTGGACGCTGGTGACTGTCACCATTGCGTTAGCGATCGCGTGTTTCCTGGCGGTGAAACTCACCCTGGTTAGCAGTAGCGGTTTAGGTGCCATTATTGGTTTGGTAATTTGGGCAACCTACTTCTGCCTGCTATTTTGGGTAAGTTCAACGACAGTGGGATCGTTAGTGGGTTCAGTCGTTAACACTGCAACCAGTGGCTTCCAAGCAATTGTTGGCACAGCAACCGCAGCCATAGGCGCACAAGCGGTCAACAATCAAGTTGTATCAACCGCAGAGGCGGCAGCAGCAGCAGTGCGGCGAGAACTGGGATCGGGAATCGATCCTGCTAGCATCCGCGAAACGCTGGAGGATTATTTAGGCTCCTTGCGTCCCCCGGAACTCGATATGCGAAAGATTCGGGGTGAATTTGAAAGATTGCTGAGCGATCCTCAACTAAAAGCGATCGCTAACACCGACAATCTCCGCAACATCGACCGCCAAACCTTTATAAATTTGGTAAGCGATCGCACAGACCTCTCAAAACGCGACATGAACCGCATCGTCGATCAACTCGAAGGCGTGTGGCGGCAAGCTGTGGGAGCGCGAGAGCAACAACCAGATCGGATGGGCGAACTGCTCAACTATCTGAAGTCTGCACAACCTGGTCAAGTGAAGTCGGATGATATCAACGCCAAACTCGACCAGCTGATTGCAGAGATGCGCGACTCTAAGAAATCCGATCAAAAATCAGCTGACGAAGCAGCTCCTGGCCCAATTCAGCTAACCGTTCAGCAGGGTTTAACGACCCTCATGGGATTGGCAATGGGACGCACGGATCTCTCAGATTTAGATGTGCAAACCATCTTAAGTTCACTCTCCAAAGCTAAAAACAAAGTAACCGAGCAAACCGACAAACTAGCGACACAAGCAGGAGTTAAACCAGAACTCCCCTACAGCACCATTCGAGCCGATGTAGAAAACTATCTGCTCAACACCTACTCCTGGCAGATCACCCGACCAGGACTCAACCGGGAATTCAAAGAAGTTATCTACGATCCCCAAGCCGATCCGGGGACAATTCGCCGCGAATTAGAGCAAGTAGACAGGGGATATTTTGCCAACCTGCTGCAACAGCGGGGCGTATTTACCCAAGACAAAATCAACGACATTGCCGATCAATTAGAAGGTATCCGCCAAGAAGTTTTGGTGACAGTCCGAGCAGCTGAGGAAGAAGAAAAGACGCAGGATCTGCGTCGCCGAGTGGAAGAATATATCCAAACGGCTCCCACAACTGAACTGACTGCACAAGGCATCAACGACAATTTCAAACGGGTGCTGGAAGATTCAGATGCCGACCACGACACACTTGAGCGTCGCCTTGCTTTGTACGATCGCTATGCTTTAATGCAATTGCTCCGGGGACGTACAGACATTACCGAGGCACAAGCCGATCAAATCAGTACCAATTTGGAACAATCGCGCGATCGCGTCCTAATTGAATCCCAAGCCTTGCAAGACCGGGTAAAATCCGAAACAGAGGCGCTGTGGGTGAATTTAGAGTCCTATCTGCGGAACACAGGTAAAGACGAACTGAATCCGGAAGGCATCCAGCGGGATCTAAAAACTCTCCTTTCCGACCCGCAAGCCGGACTATCGGCGCTACAGGCAAGGGGTTCTCGCTTTGACCGCGATACCTTAGTCCAGCTACTAAGTCAGCGGCAAGACTTGAGTGAAGATCAGGTAAATCAAATCATCGATCAGGTACAAAATTCTTGGAGCAACGTTGTCCATGCACCGCAAATGGTCATGGATAAAGCCAAACAGCAGGTAGACAAAACCAGCACTGCTCTAACAGAATACCTGCGAAACACAGGCAAGGATGAACTGAATCCCGAAGGCATCCAGCGGGATTTGACCAGACTGCTCTCTGATCCCAAACAAGGTGCGACCGCACTGCGGCAACGTCTCTCTCAAGTAGACCGCGATACCTTGGTGAAGCTACTGAGTCAGCGGCAAGACCTCAGCGAAGATCAGGTAAATCAGATCATCGATCAGGTGCAGGGTACGATCAAAAGCATCGTCAGAGCGCCCCGTCGCCTTGCCACCCGGACGCAGACACAAATTCAGGATTTCCAAAGCACCCTGGAAGACTACCTGCGGAATACTGGCAAAGACGAACTCAACCCAGAAGCAATTAAGCGCGATTTGCAGTTGTTGCTGCACGATCCGCGCACCGGAGTTGAGAGCATTACAGATCGTCTATCCCACATCGATCGCGATACGATGATCTCCTTGCTGTCGCAACGCCAGGATATCTCCGAGGAAGAAGCTGCTCGAATTGTGGATCAAGTCCTCTCGGTACGCGACCAATTTGTTGAGCAAATTCGCAGCATTCAGCGGCGAATTCAAAGCACGATTGACGGCATTTTTGCCCAAATTCGCAACTACCTCAACTCCTTGGATCGCCCGGAACTCAACTATGACAGCATCAAGAAAGATGTTCGCCAGTTGTTTGACGATCCGCAAGCTGGGTTTGATTCGCTTAAAGATCGGCTGTCCCATTTCGATCGCAACACTCTGGTTGCCATTATGTCTTCCCGCGAGGATATCTCCGAGGCAGATGCGAACCGACTTGTCGATCAAATTGAAGGCGCACGCAACAGCGTACTGCAACGAGTGGATCGCCTCCAACAGCAAGCTCAAAGCCGCTTAGACGAAGTGAAGTATCAAGCGCAGCGACAAGCGGAAGAAACCCGCAAAGCTGCTGCCTCTGCTGCTTGGTGGCTGTTTGGAACTGCGGCAGTTTCAGGTATTGTCAGCGCGATCGCTGGCGCTTTAGCCGTCGCCGGAGTCGATTAA